The nucleotide window AAAGGCCAGGAGAAGCCGAAAGAGAAAGGGAAGCCCAACCGGCTCGCGAAGGAGAGCAGCCCGTACCTGCTCCAGCACGCCCACAACCCCGTGGACTGGTATCCGTGGGGGCCGGAGGCGTTCGAGCGGGCGAAGAAAGAGAAGAAGCTCATCTTCCTGAGCATCGGGTACAGTGCGTGCCACTGGTGCCACGTCATGGAGCGCGAGTCGTTCTCGCGCGCGGATGTCGCCAAAATCCTCAACGCGAACTTTGTGTGCATCAAAGTGGACCGCGAGGAGCGCCCGGACGTCGACGACATCTACATGACCGCCCTCAACACCACCGGCGAGCAGGGCGGTTGGCCGCTCAACATGTTCCTCACCCCGGACGGCAAACCGATCTTCGGCGCGACCTACTTTCCCCCCGACGACCGAAAGATCGGGGACGACACCGTTCCCGGGTTCAAAACGGTTCTGAACAAGGTCATGGAGTTCGACAAGGACCGGGCGGACCTTGAGAAGCAGGCCGACCGCGTGGCCAAAGCGACCGTCGAAGCCCTCGACGCGAACAGCAGGGCGATCGCGCTCGTCCCGCTCAAACGCGACTTGGTGAGTGACGGGTTGGACGCCTTCGACATCGACCCCGAACACGGCGGCACCGGGAGCAAGAAGCGCGACTACAAGGGTACCAAGTTCCCGCGCCCGCCGGTGTGGGGGTTCGTCCTCACGCAGACCAAGAAGCCCGGGAACGAGCGGCTCGCGAAGCTGACGCACAACACCCTCGCGAAGATACTCGAAGGCGGCATTTACGACCACCTCGGCGGCGGGTTTCACCGGTACAGCACCGAGCGCACCTGGACCGTCCCGCACTTCGAGAAGATGCTCTACGACAACGCCCAACTGGTCGAGTTGTATAGCGAAGCCTACGCCCTCGCCCCGCGGCCCGAGTACAAGCGGGTGGTGGCCGAAACGCTCGAATTCGTCCGGCGCGAGATGACCGCGCCCGAGAAAGGCTTCTATTCCGCACTCGACGCCGACAGCAACGACAAAGAAGGCGAGTTCTACGTCTGGACCGCGGACGAAGTCGCGAAGGTACTCGGCACCGACGCCGACACCGCGATTGTGAAGGCCGTGTACGGCGTGACCGCGCCCAACTTCGAGGACAAGTTCCACATCCTCCGGCTGCCGAAGCCGCTGGCGGAGATCGCGAAAGAACTGAAACTCACCGAGGACGCGCTGCTGACGAAACTGGAACCGCTCAAAAAGAAGCTGTTCGACCACCGCGCGAAGCGCGAGCGGCCGTTCCTCGACACAAAAGTCATTACCGCCTGGAACGGTCAGATGATCGCGGGCTACGCCAGGGCCGGCGGCGTCTTCAAGGAGCCGGCATACGTGCGCGCCGCCGCGGACGCCGCCGACTTCTTGCTCACGAAGCTGCGCGACAAGGACGGTCGCTTGTACCGCATGTACGCGGCGGCCCCCGGCGGCAAGCCGGCGCCGAAGGGGGCGGCGTTCCTCGACGATTACGCCTACCTGATCCACGGGTTGCTGAACCTGCACGACGCGACGGGCGAACCGAAGTGGCTCGACGCCGCAAAGGGGCTGACCGATCTGGCGGTGAAACATTATGCGGACCCCGTGAACGGCGGGTTCTACTTCACCGCGGCCGACGGCGAGAAGTTGTTCGCCCGCGCGAAGGACAGCTACGACGGCGTGCAGCCGTCCGGTAACTCACAGATGGCACGGAACCTTTTGCGACTGGGGACCAAGACAAAAGACGAAGGTTACCGCGACCGCGGCATCCGTACCGTAAAGGCGTTCTCGTTCGCGCTGCGCACCGCCCCCACCTCAATGCCCCTGATGCTGCGCACGCTGGACGAACTGCTGGACGCGGCGGGCGAGCCGGACAAGCCCGCGCCCAAGGAAGAGCCGAAAGCGAAGAAGCCGCGGAAGTCGGAAGACGTGGTGACGGGCAAGCTCACGCTGGAGCCGGCGAAGGGCGGCGTGCGGGAGTTCGCGGTGGCCCTGACGGTGGAGGCGCCGTGGCACCTGTACGCGAACCCGGCCGGGGCGGACACGCTCGCCGAATCGCGCACCGAGGTCACGGTGTTCGTGGGCGGGAAGAAGGTGGACGCGAAGATCGAATACCCCAAGGGCAAAGAGATTGCGGACAAGGTCGTCGGCGCATATGCGATCTACGAAGGCGCAACGACCATCAAGGGCCGCTTCCCGGCGGGCGACGGCGAGATCGAGGTGCGAGTGTCCATCAACGCGTGCAAGGACGGGGTGTGCCTCCCGTCCAGCACCCTGAAGCTGAAGTGACATGCCCGCTCCCGGTTCGGTGCGTGCGGCGAGTGAGACAACAGCCACCATCCACAAGGCTTTTGGGCGCGATTCGCGGGTAGCGACCGACCCGCGAATCGTCAGCCCGGTGCCAGCGTGCGGCCAGCGAAGGGGGTAGCGACCAGCCGCCACTGCCCCCACTACGGTGCCGGCGCGCCGCGTGCGGCCGGATCACGTGTACGCGTGGCGGGCGACTGGGTTAGAAGCCGGTCCCCCGCCGGGTTCCATCTCTGCGTCGCGCCGGCGGTCACACGAGCTGCCAGCCCTTGCGGTACTCGCGGCGGATGAACGGGTCCGCGTCGGGGCAGTTCGTCGCCTTCATCTTCTCGGCGTCCCACTCCAACCGCTTGCCGACCCGGAACGCGACGTTGCCCAGGTGGTTCGATTCCGTCAGCCACCCCGCGTACTCGAAGTTGCAGGTGGTCGGCGCGCCGGTCTTGCACGCGTGAATCCACTCCGCGTAATGGCCCTTCGACTTCTCGATGAACGGCTTCGGCCGCACGAAATCGGCGAACCGCTTTTCGGGCAACAACAGGTACTTCGAGTAGTCCGACAGCAGCATCCCGTTGTCGCCGACGAACAGCACCCCGCTGCCCCACTGCGGGATCTTCTTTTCGGTCCACTGCGGCGGCTTGAAGCTGCCCTGGTGCCACGTCATCGTGACCGCGGGCATGTCTCCGCGGGCCGGGAACTCGTACACGGCCTGCATCGACGCCGGTGCGAGTTCGGGGTGCGGTTTCGGGCCGTTCGCCGCGACCGCGGTCGGCGCTTTCAGCTTCAGCGCCCAGAACGGCAGGTCGTTCCAGTGCGAGCCGAGGTCGGACATCGTGCCGTTGCCGAAGTCCCACCACCGGTACCACTTCGGCCCCGGCACGTACACGGGGTTGAACGGACGGGCCGGCGCCGGCCCGAGCCACAGTTCCCAATCGAGGTCCGCGGGGGGCTTCACCTCGTCCTTCGGCCGCTCGGTGACGAACAGGATGTCCTTGTTCGCCTTCGCCTCCTCGGCCGATTGCAGCCCCCACGCGCGGCCGACCCACACGTGAACCTCGCGCACCGGGCCGACGGCCCCCGTTTGGACCAGCTCGACCACGCGGCGGTAGTTGTCCTCGGCGTGGATCTGTGTCCCCATCTGGGTAGCGAGCTTGGTCTTCGCCGCCGCCTCACGGATGACGCGGGCCTCCCAGATGTTGTGCGTCAGCGGCTTCTCGCAGTACACGTGCTTCCCGTGCTGAAGGGCGAGCAGCGTGGCGAACGCGTGCGTGTGTTCGCAGGTGCTGACCACGACCGCGTCGAACTCTTTCGCGCGCTCGAACACCTTGCGGAAGTCGGTGAACTTGCGGGCGGACGTGTGCTTCTCCGCGGCCTTCTCGACCGCCGGGGTGCTCACGTCGCAGAGTGCCACGATGTTCTCGGACGCCACGCCGTTGAGGTTGGCGGCGCCGCGCCCGCCGGCGCCGATGATCGCGACGTTGAGCTTCTCGTTGGCGTTGCGGGCGCGGATGTAGTTCGGCGCCGCGAGCGCGGTTGCGGCGACGGCCGACGTTTTGAGCAGCGAGCGACGTGACAGGGTGCGCGACATGAATGCGCCTCCGGAAGGTGGGTGCGGGCCATTATCGCGCCCGAGGTCGCTCGCACAAGCAGAAAGGCACCGAAGACGCCCACCCGCCCGAACGCCTGTAGCGGGGAACGATCTCTCCGTTCGCCGAATCGTCGTTGGTTCAGTGGCGAGCGTTTCGGGCATTTTCGCTCGTGTGGTAGTTCCGGAAGCTCACTCCACCCCAAATAACGTAACCGGTGCCAATCTTCTGCCGGGGCAGTGTAACCGTTCGCCTCGACCGATTCCGCTCCAAGTGCCTTGCCGAATGAATGTTACGGCGAGCGATCCGGGCACATCTGGAACTAGGTTCGGCTCGCCCCAGCGACTGTAACCGAGTTTTAGCGTGTGATTCGGTGGTAGTTCCGACCCAGCGAATCGCCCGTTCGTGACCAGTCCATCGGCAGCGAATGTCCAGTCGGCGCCCCGTACCGATGCCACCCCGCAACCAATCTATAGTTGCACGCAACACACCGAGTCGCCAGCACCGCGCACCAGTGCAACACCTTCGCCAACGGTTTCCGAGCGTGTCTTAATGGGCGGGGGCGTGGGGCGGATCACCTGATCCACGCCCCACGCCCCGTCAGATTTGAATCCGTCGGTTCGCCGGTGCGGCGCGGAGCGGGCGGCCCGTCCATACCGGCAGATGGCACGCCGCTCTTCCGAGCCGCGCTACTTCGGTTGCGGGCCGGTCTTCGGCACCGGCAGCGGAGTGGCCCACGGCGGCGTCACCACTCCGGGCAGGTCCGGGCGGAACGGCGGCAGCGTCGGCACGTAATCCGGAACCGCGACAGGCACCTGTTGCGGCGGCTCGGGAGCCGGTGCGGGCCGAGAAGGGGCTATCGCGACACGCGGCGGGTTCTTTGCAACCGGCGGCTCGCTGGTCAGGTTCGATACCGAAGGCGGGGCCGCCGTTGGTGCGGCCGGCGGGGCGGGTGTCGGCGCGGCGGGGGTGAACATCGAGCGAACGGCCGCCCGCGCTCCGGGCAACACGTTCGGCCAGAGCAGTCGCGGGCCGGACGGGGGCAACGGTTGCGTCGCGGGCGGCCGCATCCCCACCGGTTGCGACACCACCGCCGGCAATTGGAGCGTTGCGGTGGTGGCGATCGGGGGGAGCCGTGCCGGAACCGCGGGAACCGGCGGCGCGGGGATCAGAGCGACCGCCTGGCGCGGTCCCGCCGGGCTCGCGATCGGCGGCTCGACGGTTTGCGCCGGCAGCCCGTCGCCCCCCTTGGCCGCCCGGTAGCCGCTCAGGTGGTATTCCCACAGGGTCCGCTGTGCGGCCAACCGCACCAGCGGCGAGGAATCACCTTCGGCCGCCTCGCTCAGTGCGACCGCCGCTTGCGGGTACACTTCGCCTAATTCGCGGAGCGACGCAGCCGCTTCCACCCGCACCGACGCCGATTCGTCGTTGCGGAGCGCGCGCACGAGGGCCGGCGCCACATCGGGACTGAGCCGCGGGTCCGCGCGCCCGAGTTCGTCGGCCGCGGCTTTTCTCTTCTTCTCGTCGCGATCACTTTTGAGCGTTTCAACCAGCGCGTGGGCTTTCGCCTCGTCGAGCCGGGGCTTACGCGAGAACGGGTTGGTCGGCCCGGCCAGCGCCGGTAGCGAGAACGCCGCCAAGGCAACGAGGGCAATCTGGGTGCGTGACACGAGAGACTCCACTGCGCCCCCGGCGGCGACCCGGGGACATCAGTAAGAGATCGGTCTCGGAGCGTTTGTGTTGTGGGAGTTCTGTGAAAATGGGAAGGCGAGGCGGGCCACCGGCCCGCTACCGCCGGCGCACGGGCCACAACCGCCCCGTCCGTGCGCCCATCAAACCGGCACGGGCGGCAACGTCCTTACATACGTGCCCGGCGGTAGTGTGTGCTTGACGAGCCGCGACCGCTCCCTCGCGGTGCCACGTCCCCGCTCCCTCGCGGTCGCGGCTCGTCAAGCAAAGCGATACCCATTGCGGGTACATGTATTAGAACCCGCCGGGGCCGCCGCCGGGGCCGCCCTTGTTGCGGTCGCGCAGGTTCTCTTCCTTCTTCTGCGCGGGCGGTGGCCGGTACGTAGCCTTATCGGGCTCGTTGTACCGCGGCTCGTTCGGTGGGTCGTAGTACTCCTCCACCTTCGGACGGCGCACGTCGTACTTGTCGTGGTGACACCCGATCGCCGCGCACGCGACGACCAGCGCGATCAGCGCCCGCATGTCTACTCCCTCCGCACCGTGTTTGTCTCACGCCTCATAGCGGCGCGCGGAGAGAACACAAGGCGAAGTGCCGGCCGGCAGGGCGGCAGAGTGAAGTCACAGGGCCGTTCCTTGTTTCACGCTGCGCCCTGTGAAGACCAAAATGAATCGGCGGTGACCTGCTTGCGCTGCACGAACCTTGCGGGGTCGGCCAGCCACACCGCCAAGGACCACACGTGATCCGTTCACCCGGCGGCCGTCGCCGGGGTGCGCGTCTCCCACCGGCCGCCCTCGCCCTTCACACGCAGGGTGCGGACGAGCCAGCAGAAGTTGTAACTGAAGTCGCTGAACACCGTGGCCCCGCGATGCACGGCCCCGTCCTTCGAGAACCCGTCGCGCTTCCGCACCTTGCGGCCGCACCGGTTCCGGTCGGTCCCGTTGTGCCGCCCCACGAAGCTCGTGTTCACCACCCGTCCGACCGCCGCCCCGCCCACGAGGGCCACGAGTAGCGTGCGGAGCTTCGGCGGCATGGAAGGATCGGTTTTAGTACGCGATCCGGGTGCTCGTGCCTGCTGCTTGTGGCACGGACATTCCTGTGTGTGCGGTCTTCTTGCGCCGCACACACAGGAATGTCCGTGCCACAAAGACAACAGCCAAAACAGACACTAACAACGGCAATGTGACACTGAAGCGATGGACGAGCGAAGACAATTTTGACAGGATCGACAGGATAAACAGGATGAAGACAGACCAATCTTGAATCCTGTTTATCCTGTCAAAATTGTCTTCATACACGAGGCCCGCATGGCCGAGACGAGGCCACGACCAGCCGCCCATTCCGCCACCAGTAGTTTCAAGTTCGGGCCGTACCGCGGTTCTGGCCTGGAGTGTGGTCCGCTCACTCCGTGAGCGGTCGTTCCGAGCATCCGATTCGCTCCGCGGACGTGCCGGCCCCTGCGTTGCGCGCAATGCGTATCCGAGACCCGGAGCGACCGCTCACGGAGTGAGCGGACCACGCTCAGAACCACGGCACGGGTACTCCACACCAACTTGAAACTACGGGCCACCGTTTCTTAGAACGCGGCGCGGTAGATGCCGAGGATTTCGTCCTCGCTCTGGGGCATCCGCGGGTTCACGCGCATCAACCGTTTGATGGCGAACGCTTTCGCCGCGAACCCGGGCAACATCTCCTCTTTCACGCCGATGTCGCGCAGGCGCGTCGGGATGCCGGTGTCGGCGCGGAGTTGCTCGATTTCACGGAGCGCAGCTTCGGCGTACTCCATCATGCCGTGGCCGCCCGCGCGAACGCCGAGCCATTCACCGATCACAGCGGTTTGCTCGACGCGGTGGTGCAGGTTGAACCGCATCACATACGGCAGCAGCAGCCCGTTGCCGGCCCCGTGCGAGACGTGGACCGCCCCGCCGACCGGGTACTCCATCGCGTGAACCAGCGCGACCCCGGCGTTCGAGAACGCCAGCCCGCCGAGCGTCGCCGCCAGCGCCATCCCGTCGCGGGCTTCGAGGTCGGAGCCGTCCCGCACCGCCCGCCGCAGGAACCGGCCGACGAGGGTGATCGCCTCGCGCGCCATCAGGTCGGCCATCGGGTTCTTGCCCTGGTAGACGGTCTTCTCGCCGCTCGGCAGCGGGAACTCGTCGTTGTGGACCGCGCAGAACCCCTCGATCGCGTGCGTGAGGGCGTCGATGCCGGAGTCGGCCGTCACCTTCGGCGGGCAACTGACCGTCAGCAGCGGGTCCACGATCGCGAACGCCGGCCGCAGGAACGGGCTGAGGCACGACACCTTGATGTGGTTCGCGGTGTCGGTGAACACCGCCGCCGCGGACACTTCGGAGCCGGTCCCCGCCGTGGTGGGGACGCAGACGAGCGGCGTCACCGGCCCCGGGACGCGGCAGTCGCCGGCGTAATCGAGCGGGTCGCCGCCGTGCGCGAGGATCATGGACACCAGCTTGGCGGTGTCCATGTTGCTGCCGCCGCCCAGGCCGATGATGACATCGGGGGCCGCAGCCCGCGCCGCCGCGACGCACTCGCGCACGAGTTCCACGCCGGGCTCCGGGGTGATCCGGTCGAAGCTCTCGAACGCCACGCCGAGGGCGGCGAGCGGTTTGGTGACCTGGGCCAGGATTCCCGCGCGCACCAGCACCGCGTCGGTGACGATGAAGGCGCGTTTCGCGCCCAGCCGCTCGCAGGCGTCGCGGAGGTGGATCTGAACCGCGTTGCGGCCGAAGAACAGGGCGCCGGCGGAGGAGAAGGACCAGGTGCGCATGGTCGTGGTTCGGAACGCGGAATTCGGAATGCGGAATCAAGACGCGTGATGCCGCCACAATTTCGGGGTAGTATAAGCGGCGCGGGGTGGCTTTCATTCCGCATTCCGAATTCCGCGTTCCGAACCACGACGATGATACGCATCGGCGTCCTCACCGTTTCCGACCGGGCCAGCCGCGGCGAGTACCCCGACAAGGGCGGCCCCGCGATCCTCGAATTCTTGAAGGACGTGCTCACCTGCGCATGGGAGCCACACGCGCTCGTCATTCCCGACGAGCAGGAGCACATCGAGGCCACCCTGAAGGCCATGTGCGACGACGAGGGGTGCTGTTTCGTGGTCACCACCGGCGGCACCGGGCCGGCGCGGCGCGACGTGACCCCGGAAGCGACCGAGGCGGTGTGCGACAAACTGCTCCCCGGGTTCGGCGAGCTGATGCGCGCGGTGTCGCTGAAGAGCGTGCCCACCGCCATCCTGTCGCGCCAGACGGCGGGCATCCGGGGCCGGTCGCTCATCGTGAACCTGCCCGGCAAGCCGTCGGCGATCCGCGAGTGCCTCCTCGCGGTCATGCCGGCGGTCCCGTACTGCGTCGATCTCATCGGCGGCCCGTACCTCACCACGAACGACGCGGTGGTGAAGGCGTTCCGGCCCGGCCAGTGAGCGACCGGTGTCCTGGGCTCGTACCGCACAGCGTTGTTGGTTTACTCGCACCCGCCTGCTGACGCAGGCGGTTCGACCAATTGCTGTCGAACCGCCTGCGTCAGCAGGCGGGTGGCGCTCATAGGTGTTAGATTCGAGCCGGTCGTACTGGCGCCCTCACCCCGTACCCAACAGGAAACGTGACATGCGGTTGTCATTCGCGCTGGTGCTCCTGGTGCCGTCGCTCGCGGCGGCGCAGATCACCGCGGAGCAGAAGAAGGAAACGGTCCGGTGGGTGCTGGCACTTGAGGTTCCGGGCGGGGGCTTTTCGCCGGCCCCGCAGAACCCAAGCGCGGGGGCCGCGCCGCGGCCCAGCCTGCGCGCGACCAGCAGCGCGGTCCGGGCGCTCAAGTACCTCGGCGCGGACGTTCCCAACACGGACAAGCACGCGGCGTTCGTGCTGACGTGCTACGACCCGAAGACCGGGGCGTTCGCGGAGCCGGGCGGAAAGCCCGATGTCACCATCACCAGCATCGGGGTGATGGCCGCGGTCGAGGTGGGCGTTCCGAAGGAAAAGTTCGCGAAGGCGATGGACTACCTCAAGGGGCACGCCAAGACCTTCGAGGAGGTGCGCATCGCCGCCGCCGCGGTCGAAGCGTGGGGCGTAAAGGACTGCCCGTTCAAGCTGGACGACTGGTTCGCGGTTGGGATGAAGTACGGCGAAGGCACAGCGAGTTCGCCCCAGGACGGCGGGGCGCGCGATACCGGCTCGCTGGTCGCGCTGTTCCTGCGGCTCGGCCGCGACCTCCCGCCGAACAACGTGAAGTCGATCTTCGCCGACGGTCAGCGCGCCGACGGCGGGTGGGGGAAGCAGGGGGCGAAGGTGTCCGACATCGAAACGACCTACCGCGTGATGCGGGCGCTGATGCTGCTCAAGGAGCCGCCGAAGGACGCGAAGAAGCTCCGCGAGTTCATCGCGGAGCACCGCAACAAGGACGGCGGATACGCCACGACGCCCGGCGGCACGTCGAGCATCGGCGGGGTGTATTACAGCGTCGTCGTGTCGAAGTGGCTCGACGGGATGGAAGGCGCGAAGAAGTAACGGACTCGCGACGGGCGCCTCGTGCGAGGCGCCGGGCTGATTTTGGGCTGAACGCGCGGCGTTCAACAGACCGGTTCGACTCAGTGAAGGAAGCGGAATGACGCACCCCAGCCCGACCGAACCGGCCCCCGGTTCGGACGTCGCGGACCTCGACACCCCGCAGTTGCTTGTGGACCTGGACGTTGTGGACGGCAACGTTCGGCGCATGTTCGCTGCGGCCCGGGGCCGGGGCGTCCGGGTCCGCGTCCATTTCAAGAGCCTCAAATGTACCGGCCTCGCGCGGCACGTGGCGGCCGCCGGCCCGGACGGGTTCGCGGCGGCGAAGCTCAACGAGGCCGAGGCCCTGGCCGACGCGGGTGTCACGGACATCCTGTTGGCGAACCAGGTGGTCGGGCTGCACAAGCTGCGCCGGGCCGCGCGGCTCGCGCGCCGGGCCGACCTGATCGTGTGCGTGGACGACGCCGACAACGCCCGCGCCCTGAGCGCGGCGGCGGTCGCCGAGGGCACGCAGATCCGCGCGCTGGTAGAGGTGGACATCGGGATGGCGCGGTGCGGGGTGCCCCCCGGCGCGGCCGCCGTCGAACTGGCCCAGACGGTGGCGGCGCTGCCCGGGCTGCGGTTCTACGGGCTCCAGG belongs to Gemmata obscuriglobus and includes:
- a CDS encoding DUF255 domain-containing protein — translated: MRLTLLALLLSTACALPTVTPDAVAQPKGQEKPKEKGKPNRLAKESSPYLLQHAHNPVDWYPWGPEAFERAKKEKKLIFLSIGYSACHWCHVMERESFSRADVAKILNANFVCIKVDREERPDVDDIYMTALNTTGEQGGWPLNMFLTPDGKPIFGATYFPPDDRKIGDDTVPGFKTVLNKVMEFDKDRADLEKQADRVAKATVEALDANSRAIALVPLKRDLVSDGLDAFDIDPEHGGTGSKKRDYKGTKFPRPPVWGFVLTQTKKPGNERLAKLTHNTLAKILEGGIYDHLGGGFHRYSTERTWTVPHFEKMLYDNAQLVELYSEAYALAPRPEYKRVVAETLEFVRREMTAPEKGFYSALDADSNDKEGEFYVWTADEVAKVLGTDADTAIVKAVYGVTAPNFEDKFHILRLPKPLAEIAKELKLTEDALLTKLEPLKKKLFDHRAKRERPFLDTKVITAWNGQMIAGYARAGGVFKEPAYVRAAADAADFLLTKLRDKDGRLYRMYAAAPGGKPAPKGAAFLDDYAYLIHGLLNLHDATGEPKWLDAAKGLTDLAVKHYADPVNGGFYFTAADGEKLFARAKDSYDGVQPSGNSQMARNLLRLGTKTKDEGYRDRGIRTVKAFSFALRTAPTSMPLMLRTLDELLDAAGEPDKPAPKEEPKAKKPRKSEDVVTGKLTLEPAKGGVREFAVALTVEAPWHLYANPAGADTLAESRTEVTVFVGGKKVDAKIEYPKGKEIADKVVGAYAIYEGATTIKGRFPAGDGEIEVRVSINACKDGVCLPSSTLKLK
- a CDS encoding Gfo/Idh/MocA family protein, producing MSRTLSRRSLLKTSAVAATALAAPNYIRARNANEKLNVAIIGAGGRGAANLNGVASENIVALCDVSTPAVEKAAEKHTSARKFTDFRKVFERAKEFDAVVVSTCEHTHAFATLLALQHGKHVYCEKPLTHNIWEARVIREAAAKTKLATQMGTQIHAEDNYRRVVELVQTGAVGPVREVHVWVGRAWGLQSAEEAKANKDILFVTERPKDEVKPPADLDWELWLGPAPARPFNPVYVPGPKWYRWWDFGNGTMSDLGSHWNDLPFWALKLKAPTAVAANGPKPHPELAPASMQAVYEFPARGDMPAVTMTWHQGSFKPPQWTEKKIPQWGSGVLFVGDNGMLLSDYSKYLLLPEKRFADFVRPKPFIEKSKGHYAEWIHACKTGAPTTCNFEYAGWLTESNHLGNVAFRVGKRLEWDAEKMKATNCPDADPFIRREYRKGWQLV
- a CDS encoding HEAT repeat domain-containing protein, whose protein sequence is MSRTQIALVALAAFSLPALAGPTNPFSRKPRLDEAKAHALVETLKSDRDEKKRKAAADELGRADPRLSPDVAPALVRALRNDESASVRVEAAASLRELGEVYPQAAVALSEAAEGDSSPLVRLAAQRTLWEYHLSGYRAAKGGDGLPAQTVEPPIASPAGPRQAVALIPAPPVPAVPARLPPIATTATLQLPAVVSQPVGMRPPATQPLPPSGPRLLWPNVLPGARAAVRSMFTPAAPTPAPPAAPTAAPPSVSNLTSEPPVAKNPPRVAIAPSRPAPAPEPPQQVPVAVPDYVPTLPPFRPDLPGVVTPPWATPLPVPKTGPQPK
- a CDS encoding iron-containing alcohol dehydrogenase, translated to MRTWSFSSAGALFFGRNAVQIHLRDACERLGAKRAFIVTDAVLVRAGILAQVTKPLAALGVAFESFDRITPEPGVELVRECVAAARAAAPDVIIGLGGGSNMDTAKLVSMILAHGGDPLDYAGDCRVPGPVTPLVCVPTTAGTGSEVSAAAVFTDTANHIKVSCLSPFLRPAFAIVDPLLTVSCPPKVTADSGIDALTHAIEGFCAVHNDEFPLPSGEKTVYQGKNPMADLMAREAITLVGRFLRRAVRDGSDLEARDGMALAATLGGLAFSNAGVALVHAMEYPVGGAVHVSHGAGNGLLLPYVMRFNLHHRVEQTAVIGEWLGVRAGGHGMMEYAEAALREIEQLRADTGIPTRLRDIGVKEEMLPGFAAKAFAIKRLMRVNPRMPQSEDEILGIYRAAF
- the mog gene encoding molybdopterin adenylyltransferase translates to MIRIGVLTVSDRASRGEYPDKGGPAILEFLKDVLTCAWEPHALVIPDEQEHIEATLKAMCDDEGCCFVVTTGGTGPARRDVTPEATEAVCDKLLPGFGELMRAVSLKSVPTAILSRQTAGIRGRSLIVNLPGKPSAIRECLLAVMPAVPYCVDLIGGPYLTTNDAVVKAFRPGQ
- a CDS encoding prenyltransferase/squalene oxidase repeat-containing protein, encoding MRLSFALVLLVPSLAAAQITAEQKKETVRWVLALEVPGGGFSPAPQNPSAGAAPRPSLRATSSAVRALKYLGADVPNTDKHAAFVLTCYDPKTGAFAEPGGKPDVTITSIGVMAAVEVGVPKEKFAKAMDYLKGHAKTFEEVRIAAAAVEAWGVKDCPFKLDDWFAVGMKYGEGTASSPQDGGARDTGSLVALFLRLGRDLPPNNVKSIFADGQRADGGWGKQGAKVSDIETTYRVMRALMLLKEPPKDAKKLREFIAEHRNKDGGYATTPGGTSSIGGVYYSVVVSKWLDGMEGAKK